Below is a genomic region from Rhodococcus sp. WMMA185.
GCCGCCGATGTGCCTTTCACGCAGTCGGCAACGCTGACGGCGACCGTGACCGACAGCGCCGAGGTCGACAAGATCGATTTCTACGACGGCACCACCAAGATCGGGACAGGTCCGCTGAACAACAAGGGTGTGGCGACATTCGACTGGACACCGGATACGCCCGGTCAGCACTCTCTGACTGCGAAATACGTGGGGAACTCGCGGGCCGAGCCCTCGGAGTCGAGCGCGCAGACCGTGCAGGTTTCGGATGCTGAGATTACGACGGTGCTGACCGGTCCGGAGGCTGCGGATATCGGCTCCGAGTCAACCTTCACGGCGCAGATGTCGCCCGTACCAAGCGGTGGCACTGTGCAATTCAAAGACGGCGCAGCCAATATGGGCGACCCGGTACCGGTGGATGCGGACGGCAAGGCGAATATCACCCGCACCTTCGATTCCCAAGGCACCCACACCATCATCGCGGAATACTCGGGCACGGATGGGTTTGCCCGTTCGACCTCCGACGGCCTCCCCGTGCCGGTGTCGGAGGCCGAGACCACAGTGATGCTGACTCCACCCGCGTCCGCGGCAAGGGGTGCCGCCGTGGATCTCGTGGCTCAGATCACACCGGCAATCGGTGGCGGTGTCGTGCAATTCAAAGACGGCGACACCGACCTGGGCAGCCCGGTACTGGTGGGCGCGGACGGCAAGGCGAGTACCACCCACACTTTCCGCTCCGCAGGTGACCACGAAATCACAGCCGTCTATAGCGGAACGCTGGGCCATCGGGGCTCGACCTCCGGTCCCGTCACGATCACCGTCACCGACGATGGCGGCACAGGATCGCCGGGAAACATCTTCGGCTCCTGACTCTGTTATCACGAATGCTTCATATTTGAAAGGGAATTCATGTCCGAAAGGAACAATCGTCGCGCTCTCGGCACCCTCGGCGCCGTAGCGGCGGCCGCAGGATTCACGGTCACTGCCGGCGTCGGCGTCGGTGCTGCGGCGCCGGCGCCGGTGGCATTCAACGACGGCACAAGCACCTTCACTCGCACGATCAGCGACGTGAGCGCGGCCCCGGGAGACACCATCACGTCGACGACGAGGATCGAACCGGTCGGT
It encodes:
- a CDS encoding Ig-like domain-containing protein, translated to MFDRNIRRLVGAAGAIAVAAGFAVTVGAGVADAASNSVTWTDGNSKFTRTISNVNPRAGDTITSTTRFERTSSVMEFIYWVKDWHPTCLTPLSARVGSNPNGYDSFESYGIDSNGKNGDWTKLDGNLTKWSVNSPTLSGRPTYPSHRTFEITYKVEAKCDRDVPLDTGMSYKGSLGSGTYKTKGPAITVQKDQPVISLSAAADVPFTQSATLTATVTDSAEVDKIDFYDGTTKIGTGPLNNKGVATFDWTPDTPGQHSLTAKYVGNSRAEPSESSAQTVQVSDAEITTVLTGPEAADIGSESTFTAQMSPVPSGGTVQFKDGAANMGDPVPVDADGKANITRTFDSQGTHTIIAEYSGTDGFARSTSDGLPVPVSEAETTVMLTPPASAARGAAVDLVAQITPAIGGGVVQFKDGDTDLGSPVLVGADGKASTTHTFRSAGDHEITAVYSGTLGHRGSTSGPVTITVTDDGGTGSPGNIFGS